From the genome of Gemmatimonas phototrophica, one region includes:
- a CDS encoding Ig-like domain-containing protein has product MVPSSPRFRWAVVCACAVLSVGVSACGGGGDGGGVTPPPPPTVRSVTITPSTATVRVGETQTLSALVDAAAGAATTVTWSSDLPAVANVSSTGVVTGVGSGTATIRATSTANSAVSGTALVVVQPARTIAISPTVVNIGTGQSAPMTATLVIDPGLATTVTWRSSATNIVTVSASGVVTGVAQGSAQITVLSTVDTTLRASATVNVVQVVRAVTVTPTTATLNINDTRQLVATVTADAGLPTTVTWRSATPTVASVSSTGLVTALAVGTSVVTVLSTADTTRRATSTITVAPRTTAVSIGQRGVAVNPGTSTTLTATVVADPGVNTALQWNSSAPQVATVNAQGVVTGVTLGSTLITASLVADPTRRDTVTVNVVPRLASTWNASRLTGALYEDVISIVSPQVGVAFAVNSVGDVYRWNGTTWALSTLGSTHGTTFYAVHAAAANNVIAVGLGGRIVRFDGTSWSAMTSGSTRDLYAVWMENGTTAYATGANGTVLRWNGTAWSTEPSGSTQALNAVWAGDNVAYAVGGEGTVLRRTGAVWSTVTVPSNEDLFGVHGVTANDVVAVGASGTLLRFNGTAWGLVPPAGITGSFYQIAGSAANAGRRFLVGDAGVAQLDGNTLTAVATPYAPKLYGVTVDGSGGVWASGQRGIVVRSGTPWTTNNIAPDLLDVWSASPTSAFAVGEYGFTWRWDGSTWTRLVTPTTAHLNTVWAFSAAEAFAAGENGTMLRWNGSAWLTTTFPSTSSIYALWGNASNNVYATTRAGEVARWNGTTWSLVASIANPLWSIFGASNSEIVATGENGTVLRWNGATWTPLAIPAGSGTLSGVWLTGIGNVFTVGGNGSGSAGAAYQFSNNAWNSLQVGSTRVLTSVWGPSVNDLYVTGAAGLLLRYNGNTWSTLTTGTLDLLWALSAAPNANGAAFAVGQNGTVVAGTNGAFRAAMRRETARDLEPGTRASWRRAKAADGVSRQRKR; this is encoded by the coding sequence ATGGTCCCGTCCTCCCCGCGGTTCCGTTGGGCCGTTGTGTGTGCCTGTGCCGTACTGTCCGTTGGTGTAAGCGCCTGTGGTGGTGGTGGTGACGGAGGCGGGGTCACCCCGCCACCGCCCCCCACCGTACGGAGCGTGACGATTACGCCGAGCACCGCGACGGTGCGGGTGGGAGAAACGCAGACGCTGAGTGCGCTGGTGGACGCCGCCGCGGGTGCGGCCACCACCGTGACCTGGAGTTCGGATCTGCCAGCCGTCGCGAATGTCAGCAGCACCGGGGTGGTGACCGGTGTGGGCAGTGGCACCGCCACGATTCGCGCCACCAGTACCGCCAACAGCGCGGTCAGCGGGACCGCCTTGGTGGTGGTGCAGCCGGCGCGCACCATTGCCATTTCCCCTACCGTGGTGAATATCGGCACAGGGCAATCCGCGCCCATGACGGCCACCCTGGTCATCGATCCGGGGCTCGCCACGACCGTCACGTGGCGCAGCAGCGCGACCAACATTGTTACCGTCTCCGCCTCCGGGGTCGTCACGGGTGTCGCGCAGGGCTCGGCCCAGATCACGGTGCTCTCCACCGTGGACACCACGTTGCGGGCGAGCGCCACCGTCAACGTCGTGCAGGTGGTACGTGCGGTGACCGTTACGCCAACCACCGCCACGCTGAATATCAACGACACGCGGCAGCTGGTCGCCACCGTGACGGCCGATGCGGGGCTCCCCACCACGGTTACCTGGCGATCAGCCACTCCGACGGTGGCGTCGGTGAGCAGCACCGGACTGGTCACCGCCCTCGCGGTAGGGACCAGCGTGGTCACGGTCCTGTCCACCGCCGATACCACCCGACGGGCAACGAGTACGATCACCGTGGCGCCCCGCACCACGGCGGTCTCCATTGGGCAACGAGGCGTGGCGGTCAATCCGGGCACGAGCACCACGCTCACCGCGACGGTGGTAGCCGACCCCGGTGTGAACACCGCTCTGCAGTGGAACTCAAGCGCCCCTCAAGTGGCCACCGTGAATGCACAGGGCGTGGTTACCGGGGTGACGTTGGGCAGCACGCTGATCACGGCGTCGCTCGTAGCGGATCCCACGCGCCGCGACACGGTTACCGTGAACGTGGTGCCTCGCCTCGCCAGCACCTGGAATGCGTCGCGACTCACCGGCGCGTTGTACGAAGACGTGATTTCCATTGTGTCGCCGCAGGTCGGCGTGGCCTTCGCGGTGAACTCGGTAGGCGATGTGTATCGCTGGAATGGCACGACATGGGCGCTGAGCACGCTGGGAAGCACGCATGGCACCACGTTCTACGCGGTCCACGCGGCGGCGGCGAACAACGTGATCGCCGTTGGTCTGGGAGGACGCATTGTGCGCTTCGACGGCACGTCGTGGAGCGCCATGACCTCGGGGAGTACGCGTGACCTGTATGCCGTGTGGATGGAGAACGGCACCACCGCGTATGCCACGGGCGCCAACGGCACGGTGCTGCGCTGGAACGGCACGGCATGGAGCACGGAACCCTCCGGAAGCACGCAGGCGCTCAACGCCGTGTGGGCTGGCGACAATGTGGCGTATGCCGTGGGCGGTGAAGGCACGGTACTGCGCCGCACCGGTGCGGTGTGGAGCACGGTCACGGTGCCAAGCAACGAAGATCTCTTTGGCGTGCACGGGGTGACCGCCAACGATGTGGTCGCCGTTGGTGCCTCGGGCACCCTGTTGCGCTTCAATGGCACCGCGTGGGGCCTGGTGCCTCCGGCCGGCATCACGGGAAGCTTCTACCAGATTGCCGGGAGTGCCGCCAACGCAGGGCGCCGCTTTCTGGTCGGTGATGCCGGCGTGGCACAGCTCGATGGCAACACGCTGACAGCTGTGGCCACCCCCTATGCGCCCAAACTGTATGGCGTCACCGTCGATGGCAGTGGCGGGGTGTGGGCCAGCGGACAGCGGGGCATTGTGGTGCGCAGTGGCACACCGTGGACCACCAACAACATTGCTCCGGATCTGCTCGATGTATGGAGTGCCTCACCCACGTCGGCCTTTGCCGTGGGCGAGTACGGATTCACCTGGCGGTGGGATGGCAGCACGTGGACCCGACTGGTCACCCCCACCACGGCGCACCTCAACACGGTCTGGGCGTTCTCAGCGGCTGAAGCCTTTGCCGCCGGTGAAAACGGGACGATGCTGCGCTGGAACGGATCGGCGTGGCTGACCACGACCTTCCCCAGCACCAGCAGCATTTACGCGCTCTGGGGGAACGCCAGCAACAACGTCTATGCCACCACGCGGGCAGGTGAAGTGGCGCGCTGGAACGGCACCACGTGGAGCCTTGTGGCGAGTATCGCGAATCCCCTGTGGTCCATTTTTGGCGCCTCGAACAGCGAGATCGTAGCCACAGGAGAGAACGGGACGGTGTTGCGCTGGAACGGAGCCACCTGGACACCGCTGGCCATCCCCGCCGGGAGCGGGACACTGTCGGGCGTGTGGCTGACGGGCATTGGCAACGTGTTTACCGTTGGTGGCAACGGCTCGGGATCGGCGGGGGCGGCGTACCAGTTCTCCAACAACGCGTGGAATTCACTGCAGGTGGGGAGCACGCGCGTGCTGACGTCGGTGTGGGGCCCCAGCGTGAACGACCTGTATGTCACGGGCGCGGCCGGTCTGCTGCTGCGCTACAACGGCAATACGTGGAGCACGCTCACCACGGGCACACTCGATCTGCTGTGGGCGCTATCGGCCGCACCCAACGCCAATGGGGCCGCTTTTGCCGTGGGGCAAAACGGCACCGTGGTCGCCGGCACCAACGGCGCATTCCGTGCCGCGATGAGAAGAGAGACCGCGCGCGATCTGGAGCCGGGGACCCGCGCGAGCTGGCGACGCGCGAAAGCCGCAGACGGTGTGAGCCGGCAGCGGAAGCGCTGA
- a CDS encoding beta strand repeat-containing protein: protein MKFSGSRVVAAPCSRAVGVRVLPRVITMLGFALLTACGGGGDATGPGTGGGGPPVTPVASRIDLSASAVGLGAVGASENVTALVRDGSGNLLSSATVSWSSADITVADVSGSGNTATITARAPGRTTIRATSGAVTQDLAVTVSIIRGITLPASSQVRAGGSMILTPTLDAEQGAATALRWESADPTIANVASGVVTGVSLGTTTIRVSAIGDSRITATTALTVTGPRSVVISNVPEELFLGEDRQFTAVVDVDGNESRAIEWSSGAPSVATVTSSGRVIAIGLGTAIIRVQSTAFTNMKDSVVLQVRVPRFVTVSPSSSTMGLGQTRQLSAQVQAEEGFPSAVSWRSSNPSVAMVASSGLVTAVSQGTATVTAVLNADTTRRGTATINIVPLVRDVEVQPSAVSIAAGDTRQLGVTLTGDPGASQEVTWRTGNPAVATVSATGLVTGVAAGTTMITAVSVSDTTRQSTSLITVRNAPTVTMTPTSLTIEPGEVAYLGASVQADAGVNTSVTWRTSDAAVVTVSGAGQITGIALGSATITAVSVADTTRRASSAITVSSAPGVRSLSVSPAAISLQSSQTVQLVPTVQVTGGASAGVTYRSDNPSVASVNFTGLVTAMANGSATITVASTADPSKTATAAITVSATPTQLATAWTASRLGGALHEDVVSFDGIDANSAFAVNSKGDVFRMVGGVWSLATRGTTFSTQFLAVSATGVSAAVAVGTNGVIARFDGTAWSAMSSGVTQTLNGVHLDGPTSGFAVGAGGVALRLNGGSWSSTTTGSTQTLNSVWVAGSVAVAVGTSGEVLRWNGSTWTRQTSGTSETLYGVTGISGSDVVAVGTFGTVLRFNGTSWSTVNGGNVTADLYSVSGSTANSNRYYIASDNGLYSLNNNSVQLVTTPYAPRLFGTSIDASGNVWTSGQRGSVMRLSGTTWETVNLAPDLIDAWSTATSNAWAVGEFGFIYRWNGSTWSRQSTPTTTTLNAVWGTSTTEAFAGGDDGTMLRWNGSSWTAMSFPSTGSVYGLWGSASNSVYAVTSSGEVLRFNGTSWSIVATSSSALWVVYGSSANDVYAAGENGTTLRFNGTSWNTMNAPTAGTMAGIWSAGPATVLSVGANSSGTGGIAYRHNGTTWSAMSMPVSSVLTSVWGANQNDVYATGETGTILRWNGTSWSSMTSGSTDLLWAVTGAPAGNGGGFAVGYNSTVVAATSTGGFGVAGYRALTTARGMELDPRAGAKLVRGALPTGKARKHRRGR, encoded by the coding sequence ATGAAATTTTCGGGCTCGCGCGTTGTTGCTGCACCGTGCTCCCGCGCTGTCGGGGTTCGCGTGTTGCCGCGAGTCATCACCATGCTGGGATTCGCCCTGCTCACGGCCTGTGGTGGCGGCGGTGATGCCACGGGCCCGGGCACGGGTGGTGGTGGTCCGCCGGTTACGCCGGTGGCCAGTCGCATTGATCTGTCAGCCAGCGCCGTTGGACTGGGCGCGGTGGGCGCGTCGGAGAATGTCACGGCACTGGTGAGAGACGGCAGCGGCAATTTGCTGTCGTCAGCCACGGTGAGCTGGTCCAGTGCGGATATCACGGTGGCCGATGTGTCGGGCTCCGGAAACACGGCCACGATTACCGCCCGCGCGCCGGGACGCACGACCATTCGCGCCACGTCGGGCGCGGTCACGCAGGACCTCGCCGTCACGGTCAGCATCATTCGCGGCATTACGCTCCCCGCATCATCGCAGGTGCGCGCTGGCGGCAGCATGATTCTGACGCCCACGCTCGACGCCGAACAGGGTGCGGCCACGGCGCTGCGCTGGGAAAGTGCCGATCCCACCATCGCCAATGTGGCGAGTGGCGTCGTGACCGGTGTGAGTCTGGGCACCACCACCATTCGCGTAAGCGCCATTGGCGATTCGCGCATCACGGCGACCACGGCGCTGACCGTCACCGGTCCGCGCAGTGTCGTCATTTCGAATGTGCCCGAGGAGCTGTTCCTGGGCGAAGATCGTCAGTTCACCGCCGTGGTGGACGTTGATGGCAACGAATCGCGCGCCATTGAGTGGAGCAGCGGCGCGCCGTCCGTTGCCACGGTCACGAGCAGTGGCCGGGTGATTGCCATTGGCCTTGGTACGGCCATCATTCGTGTGCAGTCCACCGCCTTCACGAACATGAAGGACTCGGTGGTGCTGCAGGTGCGCGTTCCGCGCTTCGTCACGGTGTCGCCCTCCTCGTCCACGATGGGCCTTGGGCAGACGCGTCAACTGAGCGCGCAGGTGCAGGCCGAGGAAGGATTCCCGTCCGCAGTCTCGTGGCGTTCGTCCAACCCATCGGTGGCCATGGTGGCGTCCAGTGGACTGGTCACTGCCGTCTCGCAGGGCACCGCGACGGTGACGGCCGTGTTGAACGCCGATACCACCCGACGCGGTACGGCCACCATCAACATCGTGCCGCTGGTGCGCGACGTTGAGGTTCAGCCCTCCGCGGTATCCATCGCAGCCGGGGACACTCGGCAGCTCGGTGTCACGCTCACGGGTGATCCGGGCGCGTCGCAGGAAGTCACATGGCGCACCGGGAACCCGGCGGTTGCCACGGTGAGTGCCACCGGGCTGGTAACCGGCGTGGCCGCCGGGACCACCATGATTACCGCGGTGTCCGTCTCGGATACCACACGGCAGTCCACGTCACTCATTACGGTGCGCAACGCGCCCACGGTGACAATGACGCCCACGAGTCTCACGATTGAGCCGGGTGAAGTGGCCTACCTGGGGGCCAGTGTGCAGGCCGACGCCGGTGTGAACACCAGCGTGACCTGGCGCACCAGCGACGCCGCCGTGGTTACGGTTTCGGGCGCCGGGCAGATTACCGGTATTGCTTTGGGATCGGCCACGATTACAGCGGTGTCGGTAGCCGATACCACCCGTCGCGCGTCCTCGGCCATTACGGTATCCTCGGCCCCGGGTGTGCGCTCGCTCAGCGTGAGCCCCGCCGCCATTTCGCTGCAGAGCAGCCAGACCGTGCAGCTCGTGCCCACCGTGCAGGTCACGGGGGGTGCGTCGGCCGGCGTGACGTACCGCAGCGACAATCCTTCGGTGGCCAGCGTGAATTTCACCGGCCTCGTAACGGCCATGGCGAACGGCAGTGCCACCATTACCGTGGCGTCTACGGCCGACCCCAGCAAGACGGCCACGGCGGCCATTACGGTCTCCGCAACGCCAACGCAACTGGCCACGGCGTGGACAGCCTCACGCCTTGGCGGCGCGCTGCACGAAGATGTGGTGTCGTTTGATGGCATCGATGCCAATTCCGCCTTTGCGGTGAACTCCAAGGGAGATGTGTTCCGTATGGTGGGTGGCGTGTGGAGCCTCGCCACACGCGGCACCACCTTCAGCACGCAATTCCTCGCGGTGAGCGCCACAGGGGTGAGCGCAGCCGTGGCCGTGGGGACCAATGGCGTCATCGCCCGCTTTGACGGAACTGCGTGGTCGGCCATGAGCAGCGGCGTAACGCAGACGCTGAACGGCGTGCATCTGGATGGCCCCACGTCGGGCTTTGCGGTGGGTGCTGGCGGCGTGGCGCTGCGTCTGAACGGCGGCAGCTGGAGCAGCACCACGACGGGCTCCACGCAGACGCTCAACAGCGTGTGGGTCGCCGGGAGTGTCGCGGTGGCAGTAGGCACGTCGGGCGAAGTGCTGCGCTGGAATGGCAGCACGTGGACGCGTCAGACCTCGGGCACCAGCGAAACGCTGTATGGTGTCACCGGCATCAGCGGGTCGGACGTGGTAGCCGTGGGCACCTTCGGGACCGTGCTGCGCTTCAACGGAACGTCCTGGAGCACCGTGAACGGCGGCAATGTCACGGCAGACCTGTACAGTGTGTCGGGGAGCACGGCCAACAGCAATCGCTATTACATCGCGAGCGACAACGGGCTGTACTCGCTCAACAACAACAGCGTGCAGCTGGTGACCACGCCGTACGCGCCGCGCCTCTTTGGGACGTCGATTGACGCCAGCGGCAATGTGTGGACCAGCGGGCAGCGCGGCAGTGTAATGCGCCTCTCCGGTACCACCTGGGAAACGGTGAATCTGGCCCCCGATCTGATTGACGCCTGGAGCACCGCCACCAGCAATGCGTGGGCGGTGGGCGAGTTTGGCTTCATCTATCGCTGGAACGGCAGCACCTGGTCGCGGCAGAGCACGCCCACGACCACGACACTGAACGCGGTGTGGGGTACGAGCACCACCGAAGCGTTTGCCGGTGGTGATGACGGCACGATGCTGCGCTGGAATGGCTCCAGCTGGACCGCCATGTCGTTCCCCTCCACGGGCAGTGTGTACGGCCTCTGGGGATCGGCGTCGAACAGTGTCTACGCGGTCACCTCGAGCGGCGAAGTGCTGCGCTTCAACGGCACCAGCTGGAGCATCGTGGCCACGTCCAGCTCCGCGCTGTGGGTGGTGTACGGGTCGTCTGCCAACGATGTGTACGCGGCGGGCGAGAACGGAACCACGCTGCGCTTCAACGGCACATCGTGGAACACGATGAACGCGCCGACCGCCGGGACGATGGCGGGTATCTGGTCGGCCGGCCCGGCCACGGTGCTGTCCGTCGGTGCCAACTCGAGCGGGACTGGTGGCATTGCCTATCGTCATAACGGCACCACCTGGAGCGCAATGAGCATGCCGGTATCGAGTGTGCTCACATCTGTCTGGGGCGCCAATCAGAACGATGTGTACGCCACCGGTGAAACGGGCACGATTCTGCGCTGGAACGGCACCAGCTGGAGCAGCATGACCTCCGGCTCCACCGACCTGCTGTGGGCGGTGACGGGCGCCCCGGCGGGCAACGGCGGCGGCTTCGCGGTGGGCTACAACAGCACGGTCGTGGCGGCCACCAGCACCGGCGGCTTTGGAGTGGCGGGATATCGCGCCCTCACGACCGCGCGTGGTATGGAACTCGACCCACGTGCGGGCGCCAAACTGGTGCGCGGTGCGCTGCCAACGGGTAAAGCCCGCAAGCATCGCCGCGGGCGGTAA
- a CDS encoding N(4)-(beta-N-acetylglucosaminyl)-L-asparaginase — protein MTVSRRDFLERSALLAAAGFVPRSLEAETVASVAAPVGAPFRGRPCVVSSSNGIRGVKVAYDKMLAGEDPLDAAIAGVNIQELDPNDQSVGLGGLPNEEGVVQLDASCMHGPTKRAGSVACIEGIATPSLVAKAVMDYTDHVMLVGEGATRFARAMGFKEQNLLTEKSRQDWMRWKSRLNASDAWLDHNDDIKIKFTTGTINMNAVTAAGDLGSVTTTSGMAWKVPGRIGDSPIVGAGQYCDNTVGAAGSTGRGEANIKTCASFLIVEFMRQGMAPQAACLKALERVVAMTETRLLGPGGRPRFDLEFYALTKSGDFGGATLYSGGKFAVCDERGARLETAAYLYQR, from the coding sequence ATGACCGTGTCCCGTCGCGATTTCCTTGAACGCTCCGCCCTGCTGGCGGCGGCCGGTTTTGTCCCGCGGTCGTTGGAGGCCGAGACGGTGGCATCGGTGGCGGCGCCGGTGGGGGCCCCGTTTCGCGGGCGCCCCTGCGTGGTCTCGTCCTCGAACGGCATTCGCGGCGTGAAGGTGGCCTACGACAAGATGCTCGCGGGTGAGGATCCGCTGGACGCCGCCATTGCAGGGGTGAATATCCAGGAGCTCGACCCCAACGATCAATCGGTGGGGCTGGGTGGGTTGCCCAATGAGGAGGGGGTGGTGCAGCTCGACGCCTCCTGCATGCACGGCCCCACGAAGCGGGCGGGGAGCGTGGCGTGCATTGAAGGCATTGCCACCCCGTCGCTGGTGGCCAAGGCGGTCATGGACTACACCGACCACGTCATGCTCGTGGGGGAGGGGGCCACACGCTTTGCCCGCGCCATGGGCTTCAAGGAGCAGAACCTGCTCACGGAAAAGTCCCGGCAGGACTGGATGCGATGGAAGTCGCGCCTCAACGCCAGCGATGCCTGGCTCGACCACAACGACGACATCAAGATCAAGTTCACCACGGGCACGATCAACATGAACGCGGTGACCGCGGCCGGCGACCTGGGCTCGGTGACGACCACCAGTGGTATGGCCTGGAAGGTGCCGGGGCGCATTGGCGATTCGCCTATTGTCGGGGCCGGGCAGTACTGCGACAACACGGTCGGGGCGGCGGGGAGCACGGGGCGGGGTGAGGCCAATATCAAGACCTGCGCGTCGTTCCTCATTGTGGAGTTCATGCGCCAGGGGATGGCGCCGCAGGCGGCCTGCCTCAAGGCCCTGGAGCGGGTGGTGGCCATGACCGAGACCCGCCTCCTGGGGCCGGGTGGGCGCCCACGCTTTGACCTCGAGTTCTACGCCCTCACCAAGAGCGGCGACTTCGGGGGCGCGACGCTGTACTCCGGCGGCAAGTTCGCGGTGTGCGACGAACGCGGGGCGCGACTGGAGACGGCGGCGTACCTGTACCAGCGCTGA
- a CDS encoding aspartate ammonia-lyase — MPLPAKIADQLRETSFLEGFTDAHLWKLARHVTPQELAADETIFNEGDSRQRFAILLSGAVAIEKAADGRSTRLVTLGPGEAVGEGLLLDDSNHGTTARVIMPGSCVMLTRAQLDDITREAPQLYAALVAKAARAISARLRRADATLVGRGRTLGFGGNRTRKEHDLLGERDVPFEALYGVQTLRALENFPITGIPLREFPVLIEALAAVKEAAAVTNQELGLLEQDKCDVIVRAAREIRAGRHHEHFLVDMIQGGAGTSTNMNANEVIANRALELCNASRGDYEVIGPNDHVNLSQSTNDVYPTAVRVALHKSLATFRAELSRLSDAFEVKGVEFAPLIKMGRTQMQDAVPMTLGQEFMAFAHTLREDVDRLAEAQLLIREINLGATAIGTGINAPPGYAELVAAHLTRISEVPVLTAPDLVEATSDTGAFVQLSGVMKRTATKLSKICNDLRLLSSGPRAGFGEINLPAMQPGSSIMPGKVNPVIPEVVNQVCFEVIGGDVTVTMAAEAGQLQLNAFEPIIAYRLLRGIDMLRNACLVLRERCVTGITANADRMRHFVEHSIGIVTALVPVIGYEAATDVARTALASGRGVFEIVLERGLLTRAQLDDILNPAAMTAPRNVTQEFSTVGPPA; from the coding sequence ATGCCCCTTCCGGCCAAAATCGCCGATCAGCTGCGCGAGACCTCGTTTCTCGAGGGATTCACTGACGCGCATCTTTGGAAGCTCGCCCGCCACGTCACGCCGCAGGAGCTCGCCGCGGACGAGACCATTTTCAACGAGGGGGACAGCCGGCAGCGTTTCGCCATCCTGCTGAGTGGGGCGGTGGCCATTGAAAAGGCCGCCGACGGACGTTCCACCCGTCTCGTGACCCTCGGCCCGGGGGAAGCCGTGGGCGAAGGGCTCCTGCTCGACGACAGCAATCACGGCACCACGGCACGTGTCATCATGCCGGGCTCCTGCGTGATGCTCACCCGCGCGCAGCTCGACGACATTACCCGCGAAGCCCCGCAACTCTACGCCGCACTCGTGGCCAAGGCCGCCCGCGCCATCTCCGCCCGGCTCCGCCGCGCCGATGCCACACTGGTAGGACGCGGACGCACCCTCGGGTTTGGCGGAAATCGCACCCGCAAGGAACATGACCTGCTGGGCGAACGGGACGTCCCCTTTGAAGCACTCTACGGCGTGCAGACGCTGCGGGCGCTCGAGAACTTCCCCATTACCGGTATCCCGCTGCGCGAATTCCCGGTGCTCATTGAAGCGCTCGCGGCCGTCAAGGAAGCCGCTGCGGTCACCAATCAGGAACTGGGGCTGCTGGAGCAGGACAAGTGCGACGTCATTGTGCGCGCCGCCCGGGAGATCCGTGCCGGCCGGCATCACGAGCACTTCCTGGTGGACATGATTCAGGGTGGTGCCGGGACAAGCACCAACATGAACGCCAACGAAGTCATTGCCAATCGGGCGCTGGAGCTGTGCAACGCGTCACGCGGCGACTACGAGGTCATCGGCCCCAACGATCATGTGAATCTCAGTCAGTCCACCAACGACGTGTATCCCACGGCCGTGCGGGTGGCGTTGCACAAGAGCCTCGCCACCTTTCGCGCCGAACTGAGTCGCCTGAGTGATGCGTTCGAGGTGAAGGGGGTGGAGTTCGCGCCGCTCATCAAGATGGGGCGTACCCAGATGCAGGACGCCGTGCCCATGACGCTGGGGCAGGAGTTCATGGCCTTCGCGCACACCCTGCGCGAAGACGTGGACCGGCTCGCCGAGGCGCAGCTGCTCATTCGTGAGATCAATCTGGGCGCCACCGCCATCGGGACCGGCATCAACGCGCCGCCAGGATACGCCGAGCTGGTGGCAGCACATCTCACCCGCATTTCCGAAGTCCCGGTGCTCACGGCGCCCGATCTCGTGGAAGCCACCAGCGATACCGGCGCGTTTGTGCAGCTCTCCGGCGTCATGAAGCGGACCGCCACCAAGCTCTCCAAGATCTGTAACGACCTGCGCCTGTTGTCGTCGGGCCCGCGGGCCGGGTTTGGCGAAATCAACCTGCCGGCCATGCAGCCCGGGTCGTCGATCATGCCCGGCAAGGTGAATCCGGTGATTCCGGAGGTGGTCAATCAGGTGTGCTTTGAAGTGATCGGCGGCGACGTGACCGTCACGATGGCGGCGGAGGCGGGACAGCTGCAGCTCAACGCCTTTGAACCGATCATTGCCTATCGTCTGTTGCGCGGCATCGACATGTTGCGCAACGCCTGCCTGGTATTACGGGAACGATGTGTCACCGGGATCACAGCCAATGCGGACCGGATGCGTCACTTTGTGGAGCATTCCATCGGCATCGTGACAGCGCTGGTGCCGGTGATTGGTTATGAAGCAGCAACAGACGTAGCGCGCACGGCGCTGGCCAGCGGACGCGGGGTCTTTGAGATCGTGTTGGAGCGGGGGTTGCTGACCCGTGCCCAGCTCGATGACATTCTCAATCCGGCGGCCATGACGGCGCCGCGAAACGTCACGCAGGAGTTTTCAACGGTGGGGCCGCCGGCCTGA